One window of the Flavobacteriaceae bacterium YJPT1-3 genome contains the following:
- a CDS encoding phosphatase PAP2 family protein, with product MEQLKNLDEQLFLLLNSWGSESWDGFWLIITGKWYAIPLYVFLLYLLLKKLGPKSTVLVLILVATMITCTDQLANLFKYGFERPRPCQLEALMERGRFAAPRCGRYGFFSAHAASSMALAVFIGLLLRTWYRYLVFVLLFWAVLVGYSRIYLGVHYPGDVLVGFTLGALIAWGFFLLYRRLNSTFIQNRQP from the coding sequence ATGGAGCAGCTAAAGAATCTTGATGAACAACTTTTTCTCCTCTTAAACAGTTGGGGAAGCGAAAGCTGGGATGGCTTTTGGCTCATTATCACAGGGAAGTGGTACGCTATTCCACTGTACGTCTTCCTGCTTTATTTATTGCTTAAAAAACTAGGTCCGAAGAGCACCGTGCTGGTGCTGATTTTGGTCGCTACTATGATCACCTGTACAGATCAGTTGGCGAACCTGTTTAAGTACGGCTTCGAGCGACCCCGACCTTGCCAATTGGAAGCCCTGATGGAGCGCGGTCGTTTTGCGGCTCCCCGATGCGGACGCTACGGTTTTTTCTCCGCACATGCAGCAAGCAGTATGGCCTTGGCTGTTTTCATAGGCCTGCTATTGCGCACCTGGTATCGGTATTTGGTATTTGTTCTGTTATTCTGGGCCGTATTGGTAGGCTATAGCAGAATTTACCTGGGAGTCCACTATCCTGGCGATGTCCTTGTTGGGTTTACCCTGGGGGCCTTAATTGCCTGGGGATTTTTTCTGCTCTACCGCCGGCTAAATAGTACCTTTATCCAAAATCGACAGCCATGA
- a CDS encoding SDR family NAD(P)-dependent oxidoreductase, which translates to MNVLVTGAAGFIGSHCAERLSKMGYDVTGVDNFSPYYDTALKHLNAKELKDKGIPIITMDLRDEKAYERLPQHFHFIFHFAAQPGIAASSTFEDYLMNNLMATKQLIDFAKRCTELKLFVNIATSSIYGLEATFTEETAPEPASFYGVTKLAAEQLVLAQSRDRTMKACSLRLYSVYGPRERPEKLYTRLISCAFFKEAFPLYEGSLVHRRSFTYVSDIIDGVVSVMDEVDTVDGEVFNLGTEEEHTTQEGIQAVEELLQTNIKIDLQPKRPGDQMRTKANIDKARDLLNYEPRVDLKEGLAKQISWFKKHFVD; encoded by the coding sequence ATGAACGTTTTGGTAACCGGTGCAGCCGGATTTATTGGGTCACACTGTGCGGAGCGCTTATCCAAGATGGGATATGACGTGACCGGAGTCGATAATTTTTCTCCCTATTACGATACCGCCTTAAAGCATTTGAACGCTAAAGAGCTCAAGGACAAAGGCATTCCCATCATCACTATGGATCTGAGGGATGAAAAGGCCTACGAGCGTTTGCCTCAGCATTTCCATTTTATTTTTCACTTTGCGGCCCAGCCGGGTATCGCGGCCAGTTCGACCTTTGAGGATTATCTGATGAACAATCTGATGGCGACCAAACAATTGATCGATTTTGCCAAGCGCTGTACAGAACTTAAGTTGTTCGTGAATATCGCAACCTCCTCCATCTATGGCCTGGAAGCTACCTTTACGGAAGAAACAGCTCCTGAACCTGCGTCCTTCTATGGTGTAACGAAATTGGCTGCCGAACAATTGGTACTGGCCCAATCCAGAGACCGTACGATGAAAGCCTGCTCACTGCGCCTCTACTCGGTTTACGGACCCCGGGAGCGACCGGAGAAATTATATACGCGATTGATCAGTTGTGCTTTTTTTAAGGAAGCTTTTCCATTGTATGAAGGGAGTTTAGTACACCGTCGAAGTTTTACCTACGTCAGTGATATTATTGATGGTGTGGTTAGTGTCATGGACGAGGTAGATACTGTTGACGGAGAGGTGTTCAATTTGGGGACAGAAGAAGAACATACCACCCAGGAGGGCATTCAGGCGGTTGAAGAGCTACTCCAGACCAACATTAAAATCGATTTGCAACCCAAAAGACCCGGAGATCAAATGCGTACGAAGGCCAATATTGATAAGGCACGTGACCTGCTTAACTACGAACCGCGTGTAGACTTGAAAGAAGGTTTGGCCAAACAGATCAGCTGGTTTAAAAAGCACTTTGTGGATTAA
- a CDS encoding Cof-type HAD-IIB family hydrolase, which translates to MKYRLICTDIDGTLLNAERYVSNATIKSIRESQLPVILASSRMPSAMRYLQEPLGMLDHPMICYNGGLILGFNGKRMASHAMPDAVLDFLLHHPQRAKINCSVYCEDQWYTGAKDQWTLREMNNTRVDPTLVDYHDLHPLIEAQGIGIHKIMCMGDSVSLDAIVAGVLESFRESVHCYRSKDTYLEISASGITKSAALKLLLERELEMKMEEVIAFGDNHNDVELIRDAGWGVAVANATPDVVAVADHHAPYTNKEDAVALTLAEILNF; encoded by the coding sequence ATGAAGTACCGGCTCATTTGTACGGATATTGATGGTACCCTGCTTAATGCAGAGCGGTACGTATCGAATGCGACCATCAAGTCCATTCGCGAAAGCCAACTTCCGGTCATCCTGGCGTCTTCTAGAATGCCATCAGCCATGCGTTATTTACAAGAGCCTTTGGGCATGCTTGATCATCCGATGATCTGTTATAACGGTGGACTCATCTTGGGTTTTAATGGAAAGAGAATGGCCAGTCATGCCATGCCCGATGCGGTACTCGACTTCCTTTTACATCACCCTCAAAGAGCTAAGATCAATTGCAGTGTGTATTGTGAAGATCAGTGGTACACCGGTGCTAAGGATCAATGGACGTTGCGGGAGATGAATAATACACGGGTAGATCCCACACTGGTCGATTACCACGACCTTCATCCGCTTATCGAAGCACAAGGCATAGGTATACACAAGATCATGTGTATGGGCGATTCAGTGTCCTTAGATGCCATTGTTGCGGGTGTGTTAGAAAGCTTTCGCGAAAGCGTACATTGCTACCGATCAAAAGACACCTACTTAGAAATCAGTGCTAGTGGCATTACTAAAAGCGCGGCTCTGAAGCTTCTTCTGGAGCGGGAACTGGAAATGAAAATGGAAGAAGTGATTGCCTTTGGAGACAATCATAATGATGTAGAATTAATTCGGGATGCAGGTTGGGGTGTAGCTGTTGCCAATGCAACCCCCGATGTGGTCGCAGTGGCCGATCATCATGCGCCCTATACGAATAAAGAAGATGCGGTGGCGCTTACGCTAGCGGAGATCCTGAATTTCTGA
- a CDS encoding DUF4097 family beta strand repeat-containing protein has protein sequence MKTIIKNNIACLVLLVGFSIQLGAQNKVEKLTKRFTTDADVAIHLDTRYTNLIFETWNKNEVEVEAYVTGKKLTKQERDQVLEDWNLQVNGAPGLIRIVSKTDRDFDYANMEDIEIEGLDEIIAGSLRVVEPIMNDLVGPLLEGISGAALPDQFYDEIKKVEFDYERYRKEGDKYLKEYERKMEKSFGKDFDEAMKEWEEKHGTKMAKWGEEFGNKLGFPKSPFGSINNLNIDSDEYERNPQATLDRLNKKYGTNVSKREMDRWLEEVEAWGEQFGKRMEDWGEQFGSRFEKSMEAWGEEFGEDLEKSMEAWGENFGKSMEKWGEEFGKKMEKWAEEHEGEWERYEEEDERGNKRTHIRVKVDTDNKSTPEVERTIIVRMPKNAELDLDVRHGKVKMAEARNAKVDISHGELAVQRIDGGETFINAAYTPVSISQWNAGTLHTSYIKNCVLNQVRDIALESNSSDVRINNFQGRGMITGTFGELRIPSVGDSFESLSINLENSDMALQLPDVAFNFSYSGQQSSIRLPKGFEVKEMNNGDSKLITGSYKKGNNSKMIAITARYTEVILNN, from the coding sequence ATGAAAACAATAATTAAAAATAATATTGCTTGTTTAGTTCTACTTGTTGGATTTAGTATTCAACTAGGAGCACAGAATAAAGTAGAGAAATTAACCAAACGCTTTACAACGGATGCTGACGTAGCCATTCATCTGGATACGCGCTATACCAATCTGATTTTTGAAACCTGGAACAAAAATGAAGTGGAAGTAGAAGCTTACGTAACGGGTAAGAAACTGACTAAGCAAGAACGCGATCAAGTGCTGGAAGACTGGAATTTACAGGTAAACGGCGCACCGGGATTAATCAGAATTGTGTCAAAGACAGATCGTGATTTCGACTACGCCAATATGGAGGATATCGAAATAGAAGGTCTGGACGAGATCATCGCTGGTTCATTAAGGGTAGTGGAACCCATTATGAATGATCTGGTAGGGCCACTTTTAGAAGGGATCAGCGGTGCCGCATTACCTGATCAATTCTATGACGAGATCAAAAAGGTCGAATTTGATTACGAGCGATACCGTAAAGAAGGCGATAAGTATTTGAAAGAATACGAGCGTAAAATGGAGAAGAGTTTTGGAAAAGACTTTGATGAGGCCATGAAAGAATGGGAGGAGAAACACGGCACTAAAATGGCTAAATGGGGCGAAGAATTCGGTAATAAGTTGGGCTTTCCCAAATCACCTTTTGGTTCTATTAACAACCTGAATATTGACAGCGATGAATATGAACGCAATCCACAAGCAACCCTGGACCGATTGAATAAAAAGTACGGAACTAATGTGAGTAAGCGGGAGATGGATCGCTGGTTGGAAGAGGTTGAAGCCTGGGGAGAGCAATTCGGGAAGCGTATGGAAGACTGGGGAGAGCAGTTTGGCTCCCGTTTTGAAAAAAGTATGGAAGCCTGGGGAGAAGAATTTGGAGAAGACCTCGAAAAGAGTATGGAGGCCTGGGGGGAGAACTTCGGAAAATCCATGGAAAAATGGGGCGAAGAATTTGGTAAAAAGATGGAGAAATGGGCTGAAGAACACGAAGGAGAATGGGAGCGCTATGAAGAGGAAGATGAACGGGGGAATAAGCGCACACACATCCGTGTGAAGGTAGATACCGACAATAAATCGACGCCAGAGGTGGAGCGCACCATCATTGTGCGTATGCCTAAGAATGCAGAACTGGATCTGGATGTTAGGCATGGAAAAGTGAAGATGGCTGAAGCTCGAAATGCTAAGGTAGATATCTCGCATGGAGAATTAGCAGTACAGCGCATTGATGGAGGGGAGACCTTCATCAATGCGGCTTACACACCGGTGTCTATTAGTCAATGGAACGCGGGAACCCTGCATACCAGTTATATTAAAAATTGTGTGCTGAATCAGGTAAGAGATATTGCTCTGGAATCCAACAGCAGTGACGTGCGCATCAATAATTTTCAGGGTAGAGGGATGATCACAGGCACTTTTGGCGAGCTTCGCATCCCGAGTGTTGGCGATAGCTTTGAATCGTTGTCTATCAATTTGGAAAACAGCGATATGGCGTTGCAATTGCCTGATGTAGCTTTTAATTTCAGTTATAGCGGTCAGCAAAGCAGTATTCGTTTGCCTAAAGGGTTTGAGGTGAAAGAAATGAACAACGGCGATTCTAAGTTGATCACCGGCTCCTATAAAAAGGGAAATAACAGCAAGATGATCGCCATTACCGCACGCTACACAGAGGTGATCTTGAATAATTAA
- a CDS encoding MATE family efflux transporter, whose product MNLRAYTQEFPQNLKIALPVMLGQLGHILVALADNLMVGQLGAAELAAVSLGNSLVFVALALGIGFSFAITPLVAEADGAEDTERGRSYFHHGVVMCTVNGILLFLVLLLAKPLLFYMDQPEEVVVLAVPYMEIVALSLVPLMIFQAFKQFADGLSQTKYAMYATLSSNVVNVFFNFVLIYGLWFFPPLEVEGAAWGTLISRFFMLAVLVLILKRKKKFAPYFYFSWKEKWSGPIFKRLFDLGVPTALQMLLEVALFTSAIILSGILGTNAQAANQIALNLAAMTYMIAVGLGVTATIRVGNQKGRNDFIRLRRVAQSIFLQVFLIEALFAFGFVATRFILPTFYIDNAEVISIAAQLLLIAAFFQLSDGLQVVILGALRGLQDVWVPTLICLIAYGLIGFPIAWYSGTPERWASTGIWLGLLAGLTASAVMLYFRFEYLNKRQVLMAKNTTA is encoded by the coding sequence ATGAATCTAAGGGCCTACACCCAAGAATTTCCACAGAATCTCAAGATTGCCCTGCCCGTCATGTTGGGTCAACTGGGCCATATTCTGGTGGCTTTGGCAGACAATTTAATGGTGGGTCAGTTGGGTGCGGCGGAGTTGGCTGCGGTTTCCTTAGGGAACAGTCTGGTCTTTGTGGCTCTTGCGCTGGGCATAGGATTTAGTTTTGCGATTACTCCGCTAGTGGCAGAAGCAGATGGTGCAGAAGACACAGAAAGAGGACGCAGTTATTTTCACCACGGAGTGGTCATGTGTACGGTCAACGGCATCTTGTTATTTCTAGTGCTACTCCTCGCTAAGCCCCTATTGTTCTATATGGATCAACCCGAGGAAGTGGTCGTTCTCGCCGTACCCTATATGGAGATAGTTGCTTTGTCACTGGTACCCCTGATGATTTTTCAGGCATTCAAGCAGTTTGCTGACGGACTCTCCCAAACCAAATATGCCATGTACGCGACCTTGTCTTCCAATGTCGTCAATGTCTTTTTCAATTTTGTGTTGATCTACGGTTTGTGGTTCTTCCCACCTCTCGAAGTCGAAGGTGCGGCCTGGGGTACGTTGATCTCCCGCTTTTTTATGCTGGCCGTTCTAGTGCTAATCCTTAAACGCAAGAAAAAATTCGCTCCTTATTTCTATTTTTCCTGGAAGGAGAAATGGTCAGGTCCCATTTTTAAACGATTATTCGATTTAGGAGTGCCTACGGCCCTTCAAATGTTGCTGGAAGTAGCCTTGTTTACATCGGCTATTATTCTATCTGGAATACTCGGGACGAACGCCCAGGCTGCCAATCAAATCGCTCTAAATCTAGCGGCGATGACCTATATGATCGCTGTAGGATTAGGAGTTACGGCGACCATACGGGTGGGGAATCAAAAAGGGCGCAATGATTTTATACGATTACGTCGTGTGGCCCAATCCATTTTTTTACAGGTGTTTTTGATCGAGGCTCTGTTTGCCTTCGGATTTGTTGCTACCCGGTTTATTTTACCCACCTTTTATATCGATAATGCGGAGGTCATCTCCATTGCGGCTCAGTTGCTACTTATAGCGGCCTTTTTCCAGTTGAGTGATGGCTTGCAGGTGGTGATTCTGGGTGCGCTCCGGGGATTGCAAGATGTTTGGGTGCCCACCCTAATCTGTTTGATCGCCTATGGTTTGATCGGATTTCCGATTGCCTGGTATTCGGGAACACCAGAGCGTTGGGCGAGCACCGGAATCTGGCTGGGCTTACTGGCTGGATTGACGGCTTCAGCCGTAATGTTGTATTTTCGATTTGAATATCTCAATAAAAGACAGGTGTTGATGGCTAAAAATACCACCGCTTAA
- a CDS encoding DUF2383 domain-containing protein, which yields MELFNEEHMDQETQKLFSGLNELLEEFFRAERLYYDAAEDLQQVDFKRFLNHESVNRNRFATKLIFALSQAGVDPSRLSVPKGNKNRTAIDTKNILEKTELDNVLTRCYKQDTKVIQGIDSGLAHREKFNADIYQLLVRSKNEILASNIALKEMQERLHAEEAKTKHTKIRRLKAI from the coding sequence ATGGAGTTATTTAATGAAGAACATATGGATCAGGAAACACAAAAGTTGTTCAGTGGTTTGAACGAATTACTGGAAGAATTTTTTAGGGCCGAACGGCTCTACTACGATGCAGCTGAAGACCTCCAACAAGTGGATTTTAAACGCTTCTTAAATCATGAGAGTGTCAATCGTAACCGCTTTGCTACAAAATTGATATTTGCTTTATCCCAAGCGGGAGTCGATCCCAGCAGACTATCCGTACCCAAGGGAAACAAAAACAGAACTGCCATTGATACGAAGAACATACTTGAAAAAACGGAGCTGGATAATGTGTTGACTCGGTGTTACAAACAAGACACCAAAGTGATTCAAGGAATTGATTCCGGTCTTGCCCATCGCGAAAAATTTAATGCAGACATATACCAACTTCTGGTACGCTCCAAAAATGAAATACTCGCTTCTAATATCGCCCTTAAGGAGATGCAAGAACGACTGCACGCTGAAGAAGCCAAAACAAAACATACCAAAATAAGGCGTCTCAAAGCCATCTAA
- the meaB gene encoding methylmalonyl Co-A mutase-associated GTPase MeaB, producing the protein MSERIEPLSTSSSSHLNKQAAEQLGSSRQQALNMPQLTERLLQGEIAALSQGITLIESTRQSHKELAEKLIEACLPSSGNSFRLGITGVPGVGKSTFIEALGLLAVAKGHKVAVLAVDPSSTQSGGSILGDKTRMAQLSTHPKAYIRPSASGQSLGGVARKTREAIMLCEAAGFDFIIVETVGVGQSETVVHSMVDFFLLLKLSGAGDELQGIKRGIIEMADAIAINKADGDRVQAAQEAKSAFAKALHLYPPKESSWQPKVVTCSALQHTGIEELYSLLSNYREQMEANGFFVEKRKEQNKYWLLQTIDQQLGQQFYDHPKVKKALPKVLEAVSQQELSPFRAANQLLALLH; encoded by the coding sequence TTGAGCGAACGAATTGAACCTTTGAGCACCTCCTCTTCATCTCATCTCAATAAGCAAGCCGCTGAACAATTGGGTTCCAGCCGTCAACAAGCGTTGAACATGCCGCAGCTCACAGAACGTCTTTTACAAGGGGAGATCGCTGCCTTATCGCAGGGTATCACCCTGATTGAGAGTACCCGTCAAAGCCATAAGGAACTCGCTGAAAAGCTTATTGAGGCCTGTCTACCCAGCTCCGGAAACAGTTTTCGACTCGGTATCACCGGTGTTCCCGGTGTGGGCAAAAGCACGTTTATTGAAGCCCTGGGCTTATTGGCTGTCGCCAAGGGTCATAAGGTTGCCGTATTGGCCGTCGATCCCTCCAGTACACAATCCGGAGGAAGCATCTTAGGGGATAAAACGCGAATGGCTCAACTCTCCACCCATCCGAAAGCTTATATCAGACCTTCAGCCAGTGGACAATCACTGGGTGGAGTGGCTCGAAAAACGCGAGAGGCCATTATGCTCTGTGAAGCCGCCGGCTTTGATTTTATTATTGTGGAAACAGTGGGCGTAGGTCAGAGCGAAACCGTTGTACACAGCATGGTCGACTTTTTTCTTTTGCTCAAACTCTCCGGAGCAGGCGATGAACTGCAAGGCATTAAACGAGGCATTATCGAAATGGCCGATGCCATTGCGATCAACAAAGCTGATGGAGATCGGGTGCAGGCGGCGCAAGAGGCGAAATCCGCTTTCGCGAAAGCGTTACACCTCTATCCCCCTAAGGAAAGTTCCTGGCAGCCCAAGGTAGTGACCTGCAGCGCACTGCAGCATACCGGGATAGAAGAACTATACAGCCTACTGAGTAATTACCGGGAACAGATGGAAGCCAATGGGTTCTTTGTTGAAAAACGAAAAGAGCAGAATAAATACTGGTTATTGCAAACCATCGATCAACAGTTGGGTCAGCAGTTCTACGACCATCCCAAAGTCAAAAAAGCACTGCCCAAAGTGCTGGAAGCCGTCAGTCAGCAGGAATTATCCCCTTTTCGCGCTGCCAATCAGCTTTTAGCCTTGCTGCATTAA
- a CDS encoding organic hydroperoxide resistance protein, whose amino-acid sequence MKAMYSATATASGGRGGAVKTDDGTLDLDLNVPKGLGGPGGSGTNPEQLFAAGYSACFGSALQHVAGLHKVDLGDFTVTATIGIGKDEEDHFLLEATLDVYIPTVGVEQGESLINEAHEVCPYSRATRDNIDVTLNLLLDE is encoded by the coding sequence ATGAAAGCGATGTACAGTGCAACAGCCACAGCTTCCGGAGGTAGAGGTGGTGCAGTTAAAACCGATGATGGAACTTTAGATCTGGATTTGAATGTCCCCAAAGGCTTGGGCGGTCCGGGAGGTTCCGGAACGAATCCTGAGCAATTATTTGCGGCGGGTTATTCTGCTTGCTTTGGAAGTGCGTTGCAGCACGTTGCCGGATTGCATAAAGTAGACCTGGGGGATTTCACCGTTACAGCGACCATTGGAATCGGAAAAGATGAAGAAGATCATTTTCTATTGGAAGCCACTTTGGATGTCTACATACCCACGGTCGGTGTTGAGCAGGGAGAATCACTGATCAATGAGGCCCACGAGGTGTGTCCGTACAGCCGAGCCACTCGTGATAATATCGATGTGACTTTAAATTTGTTGCTCGACGAATGA
- a CDS encoding RNA polymerase sigma factor, whose amino-acid sequence MLTTDLIERCKAQDRQAQLQLYNKYCDGMYFVAYRFLKNTFEAEEAMQEGFINAFTKLSQFTGEVTFGAWLKRIVINKSLDILKAKKMNTIALNEQVVTTVEEQEQWEVDDETTLQEVKREIEALPERYRYPIMLYLMEGYDHQEIAEILEISEVSSRTLVHRGKKKLQEQLKHLRHGTGS is encoded by the coding sequence TTGTTAACCACCGACTTGATTGAGCGATGTAAAGCCCAGGACAGACAGGCACAACTGCAGTTGTACAATAAATACTGTGATGGGATGTACTTCGTGGCTTATCGATTCCTCAAAAACACTTTTGAGGCAGAGGAAGCTATGCAAGAAGGATTTATCAATGCATTTACCAAATTAAGTCAGTTTACCGGTGAAGTGACTTTTGGAGCCTGGTTGAAACGCATTGTCATTAATAAAAGCCTGGATATACTCAAGGCCAAAAAAATGAACACCATTGCGTTGAATGAACAGGTTGTAACCACTGTGGAAGAGCAAGAGCAGTGGGAAGTAGATGATGAGACGACCCTTCAGGAAGTAAAGCGGGAAATAGAAGCCTTGCCGGAGCGCTATCGATATCCCATCATGCTGTATCTGATGGAAGGGTACGATCATCAGGAGATCGCAGAAATTTTAGAGATCTCTGAAGTTTCTTCGCGTACACTGGTACATCGGGGGAAAAAGAAATTACAAGAACAATTAAAACACTTGCGCCATGGCACAGGATCTTAG